The DNA window TGCCGACTTTTAAGTTTTTCGGCGCGAGAATGTAGCGTTTCTCGCCGTCAGCATAGTTGATGAGTGCGATATTCGCCGAACGGTTCGGATCGTATTCGATCGTAGCAACGCGTCCAGGAATTCCGTCTTTGTCACGTTTAAAATCGATAATCCGGTATTGGCGCTTATGGCCACCGCCTTGATGGCGAACCGTGATTTTCCCTTGGTTGTTGCGGCCCGCTTTTTTCTTCAACGGGGCAAGCAGCGATTTTTCCGGCTGATCTGTCGTAATTTCCGAGAAATCAAGCACCGTCATGCCGCGACGGCCGTTCGATGTCGGTTTATACTTTTTAATCGCCATCGGTATGTCCCTCCTTCGTCATGAATATTACACTTCGAACAGTTCGATTTCTTTGCTGTCCGGCGTCAGCGTTACGATCGCTTTGCGGCGGCGGTTCGTGTAGCCGCTGTAACGGCCGACGCGTTTAAATTTCCCTTTATAGTTCATAATGTTGACTTTTTCAACTTTGACGCCAAAGATTTTCTCAACAGCGTCTTTCACTTCCGTTTTGTTCGCTTTGACGTCAACTTCAAACGTATATTTCCGTTGCCCGACCAAGTTCATCGTATTTTCCGTGATGATGGGGCGCTTAATAATGTCGCGAAGGTCTTTCATTATGCAAGCACCTCCTCTACTTTCTCCACGGCCGCCTTCGTAATGACGAGCTTGTCA is part of the Geobacillus sp. 46C-IIa genome and encodes:
- the rplW gene encoding 50S ribosomal protein L23, with product MKDLRDIIKRPIITENTMNLVGQRKYTFEVDVKANKTEVKDAVEKIFGVKVEKVNIMNYKGKFKRVGRYSGYTNRRRKAIVTLTPDSKEIELFEV